A portion of the Aquicoccus sp. G2-2 genome contains these proteins:
- the carA gene encoding glutamine-hydrolyzing carbamoyl-phosphate synthase small subunit produces MGHAANPRPTACLALADGTLFYGHGFGATGTTTAELCFNTAMTGYQEIMTDPSYASQIVTFTFPHIGNVGVNTDDNETGDPVANGMVVKWDPTAPSNWRALEPLADWLAARGRIAIGGVDTRRLTRAIRQQGAPHVALSHAPDGNFDIEALVAQARGFKGLVGLDLARDVTCAQTYRWDEMRWAWPDGYPRQTAPKYKVVAVDYGAKRNILRCLASVGCDVTVLPASATAEDVLSHHPDGLFLSNGPGDPEATGAYAVPMIRTMLDTTDLPLFGICLGHQMLALALGAKTVKMNHGHHGANHPVKELATGKVEITSMNHGFAVDSQTLPAGVKETHISLFDGSNCGIRLADRPVWSVQHHPEASPGPQDSFYLFERFAAEMEKRAS; encoded by the coding sequence ATGGGACACGCCGCCAATCCCCGCCCAACCGCCTGCTTGGCCCTTGCCGATGGAACCCTCTTTTACGGCCACGGTTTCGGAGCCACCGGCACCACCACCGCCGAGCTTTGCTTCAACACCGCGATGACCGGGTATCAGGAAATCATGACTGATCCCTCCTATGCCAGCCAGATCGTCACCTTCACCTTTCCCCATATCGGCAATGTCGGGGTCAATACGGACGACAACGAAACCGGCGATCCGGTTGCCAATGGCATGGTGGTGAAATGGGACCCCACCGCACCCTCGAACTGGCGCGCACTTGAACCGCTGGCAGATTGGCTCGCCGCGCGCGGCCGCATTGCCATCGGCGGCGTCGACACCCGCCGGTTAACCCGCGCCATCCGTCAGCAGGGCGCGCCGCATGTGGCGCTCAGCCACGCTCCCGACGGCAATTTCGATATCGAAGCTCTGGTCGCACAGGCGCGCGGGTTCAAAGGGCTTGTGGGCCTTGATCTGGCGCGTGATGTCACCTGCGCGCAAACCTATCGCTGGGATGAAATGCGCTGGGCATGGCCGGATGGTTATCCCCGGCAAACCGCCCCGAAATACAAGGTTGTCGCCGTCGATTACGGTGCCAAGCGCAACATCCTGCGCTGCCTTGCTTCGGTTGGCTGCGATGTCACGGTCCTGCCCGCCTCCGCCACCGCCGAGGACGTGCTATCGCATCATCCAGATGGCCTATTCCTGTCCAACGGTCCCGGTGATCCGGAAGCGACCGGCGCTTACGCCGTGCCGATGATCCGCACCATGCTCGACACCACCGACCTGCCGCTTTTCGGCATCTGCCTTGGCCATCAGATGCTGGCGCTGGCGCTGGGCGCCAAGACGGTGAAAATGAACCACGGCCACCACGGTGCCAATCACCCGGTCAAGGAACTGGCCACCGGCAAGGTCGAGATCACCTCGATGAACCACGGCTTCGCCGTCGATAGCCAAACTTTGCCCGCGGGCGTGAAAGAAACGCATATTTCACTTTTCGACGGTAGCAATTGCGGCATCCGCCTCGCTGATCGTCCGGTCTGGTCGGTGCAGCATCACCCGGAAGCGTCGCCCGGTCCGCAAGACAGCTTCTATTTGTTCGAGCGTTTTGCAGCCGAAATGGAAAAACGCGCGTCCTGA
- a CDS encoding glycosyltransferase, whose protein sequence is MPKVSVLVPLFKETEIASHLIARLSRLDYPKPLLDVALVLEENDLLTRSTIAACSLPAWMRVVEVPEGGPKTKPRAMNYALDFCDGELIGIWDAEDSPDPDQITRIVERFRQTPENVVCLQGVLDYYNSRQTWLARCFTVEYAAWFRLILPGMARLGLAIPLGGTTLFFRRDVLENLGGWDAHNVTEDADLGFRLARHGYRTEVITTTTGEEANCHIWPWVRQRSRWLKGYMVTYLVHMRRPWLLYRQLGHRGFWGFQAHFITALSQFMLAPFLWSFWLVLLGLPHPLDPVLSRGALMQIGLLFLMVEVITILVNATAVSGPKHRHLLAWVPTLHFYYPLGAIAAYKALYELIFRPFYWDKTQHGHSLTTTSDPEPDPSVRSRNQASAG, encoded by the coding sequence ATGCCCAAGGTCTCCGTTCTGGTGCCGCTCTTCAAAGAAACCGAGATTGCCAGCCACCTCATTGCGCGGCTGTCCCGGCTCGATTATCCTAAACCGCTGCTGGATGTGGCGCTGGTTCTGGAAGAAAATGATCTCCTCACCCGCAGCACCATTGCCGCCTGCTCCCTACCTGCGTGGATGCGCGTTGTCGAAGTCCCCGAAGGCGGCCCCAAGACCAAGCCGCGCGCAATGAATTACGCGCTCGATTTCTGCGATGGGGAGCTGATCGGCATCTGGGACGCGGAAGATTCCCCCGATCCCGATCAGATCACCCGCATTGTCGAGCGCTTTCGCCAAACTCCTGAAAATGTCGTCTGTCTCCAAGGGGTTCTGGATTACTACAACAGCCGCCAAACTTGGCTCGCACGCTGTTTCACCGTCGAATATGCAGCGTGGTTTCGGCTCATCTTGCCCGGCATGGCGCGGCTCGGCCTCGCTATTCCACTAGGCGGCACAACCTTGTTCTTCCGCCGTGACGTGTTGGAAAATCTTGGCGGCTGGGACGCCCATAATGTCACCGAAGATGCCGATCTCGGCTTCCGCCTCGCCCGCCACGGCTACCGCACAGAGGTTATCACCACCACCACCGGCGAAGAGGCCAATTGTCATATCTGGCCCTGGGTGCGGCAGCGCTCGCGCTGGCTCAAGGGCTACATGGTCACCTATCTCGTGCATATGCGCCGCCCATGGTTGCTCTATCGCCAATTGGGCCACCGCGGGTTCTGGGGGTTTCAGGCACATTTCATAACCGCCCTTTCGCAATTTATGCTGGCGCCATTTCTCTGGTCCTTCTGGTTGGTCTTGCTTGGTTTGCCCCACCCGCTTGACCCCGTCTTGTCGCGGGGCGCGCTCATGCAAATCGGCCTGCTTTTTTTGATGGTCGAGGTCATCACCATACTGGTGAACGCGACCGCCGTTTCCGGGCCAAAACATCGGCACTTGCTGGCATGGGTGCCAACGCTGCACTTCTATTATCCGCTCGGTGCCATCGCCGCCTACAAGGCGCTCTATGAATTGATCTTTCGGCCATTCTACTGGGACAAAACCCAGCATGGCCACTCGCTCACCACGACTTCGGACCCGGAACCGGACCCCAGCGTCAGGAGTCGGAATCAAGCCTCAGCCGGGTAA
- a CDS encoding GntR family transcriptional regulator — protein sequence MAEGRPPQKDAYSMLLDAIDMGDFRPGDRLVESDLAERFGVSRTPIREALQRLETQQLLTRDGRSLIVASLDHNQLAELYVVRAELEGLAARLAAKHATAEEAAVLRDMVEEDCAWVDDPAALARANRRFHRQLHLASHNRFLVQQLSLVHQSMALMATTSLAAEGRGEKALAEHDAIVSAIEAQDEAGAEAALKTHISKAFVTRLRLDSDS from the coding sequence ATGGCAGAAGGCAGGCCGCCGCAAAAAGACGCATATTCAATGCTGCTTGATGCGATCGACATGGGGGATTTCCGGCCCGGTGACAGGCTGGTGGAAAGCGATCTGGCGGAGCGGTTCGGGGTATCGAGGACGCCTATTCGTGAGGCGCTGCAACGGCTTGAAACGCAGCAGCTTTTGACGCGGGACGGGCGGTCGTTGATCGTGGCGTCGCTCGATCACAATCAACTGGCCGAGCTTTATGTTGTGCGGGCCGAATTGGAGGGGTTGGCGGCGCGTCTGGCGGCCAAACACGCGACCGCAGAAGAGGCCGCAGTGCTGCGTGATATGGTGGAGGAAGACTGCGCATGGGTGGATGATCCTGCGGCATTGGCGCGGGCGAACCGGCGGTTTCACCGGCAATTGCATCTTGCGTCGCACAACCGATTTTTGGTGCAGCAGCTCAGTCTTGTACATCAGTCGATGGCGTTGATGGCGACGACCTCTCTGGCGGCCGAAGGGCGCGGTGAGAAGGCATTGGCGGAGCATGACGCAATCGTTTCCGCCATTGAAGCGCAGGACGAAGCGGGCGCCGAGGCGGCGCTGAAGACGCATATATCAAAAGCCTTTGTTACCCGGCTGAGGCTTGATTCCGACTCCTGA
- a CDS encoding pyrimidine 5'-nucleotidase: protein MPDNLFSHVAFWVFDLDNTLYPPEARLFDQIEAKMTQYVMNALAIPRPEADRLRRAYYSKYGTTLAGLMQEHGIDPLPYLTDVHEISLVKLIPDLQLRSGISALPGRKIVYTNGSAPYAERVLAARGLDGIFDAVYGVEHADFHPKPDRRAFECVFARDRLDAAKGAMFEDDSRNLAVPHALGMRTIHVAPTPDGAAHVQHHTTDLTAFIAGLTG from the coding sequence ATGCCAGATAACCTCTTCTCCCATGTGGCCTTCTGGGTCTTTGATCTTGATAACACCCTCTACCCTCCCGAGGCACGGCTGTTCGATCAGATCGAAGCGAAGATGACCCAATACGTGATGAACGCCCTTGCCATCCCGCGCCCCGAAGCCGACCGCCTGCGCCGCGCCTATTACAGCAAATACGGCACCACCCTTGCCGGGCTCATGCAGGAACATGGGATTGATCCACTGCCATATCTCACCGACGTGCACGAGATATCGCTCGTCAAACTGATCCCCGATCTGCAATTACGCAGCGGTATCAGCGCCTTGCCGGGGCGCAAGATCGTCTACACCAACGGCTCCGCACCCTACGCCGAACGGGTGCTTGCCGCGCGCGGTCTGGACGGGATTTTCGACGCGGTCTACGGGGTCGAACATGCCGATTTTCACCCCAAGCCCGACCGGCGCGCCTTTGAATGTGTGTTTGCCCGTGACCGGCTCGATGCCGCCAAAGGCGCCATGTTCGAGGATGATTCGCGCAATCTCGCCGTACCGCACGCGCTCGGGATGCGCACCATTCACGTTGCACCCACTCCCGATGGCGCGGCGCATGTGCAGCATCATACCACCGACTTGACGGCGTTCATCGCCGGGCTGACCGGGTGA
- a CDS encoding UbiH/UbiF family hydroxylase: MQNADVDIVVSGGGVAGLSAAAVFGSAGFSVLCVDPAPPITNRESDGADLRTTAFLQPARALFEFAGLWSQLAPHAAALQTMRIVDAGGSTPEPRISKDFNASDISEQPFGWNLPNWLLRREIVARLDEMDNVTFRPGTATTKRFTRESEAHITLSDGTIARTKLLIAADGRNSPMREAAGIPVETTRYGQKALAFAVTHPIPHDNVSTEIHRSGGPFTLVPLPDHNGLPSSAVVWMERGGEALRLHTLEKSAFEAEMNARSCLLYGPLTLASRRTIWPIISQVAQRMWAERTALVAEAAHVVPPIGAQGLNMSLGDIAALLDLAQADPANLGSRKMLETYHRRRHLEIRARVAGIDALNRASMLDAQPLRDLRAAGLNALYSLGPVRKTMMRLGLGAKG; the protein is encoded by the coding sequence ATGCAAAACGCGGATGTCGATATCGTCGTCTCCGGCGGCGGAGTCGCGGGGCTGTCGGCGGCCGCGGTGTTTGGCAGCGCCGGTTTCTCCGTGCTCTGTGTTGATCCCGCGCCGCCAATTACCAACCGCGAAAGTGATGGAGCCGACCTGCGGACCACCGCCTTTCTTCAACCAGCCCGCGCCCTGTTCGAATTCGCCGGGCTTTGGTCGCAGCTTGCGCCTCATGCCGCCGCCTTGCAGACCATGCGCATCGTTGACGCCGGAGGAAGCACTCCCGAGCCACGCATCTCCAAAGATTTCAATGCTTCCGATATCTCGGAGCAGCCTTTTGGTTGGAACCTGCCCAACTGGCTCCTGCGCCGCGAGATTGTTGCCCGGCTGGACGAGATGGACAATGTCACCTTCCGCCCCGGCACCGCCACCACCAAGCGATTCACCCGCGAATCCGAAGCGCATATCACGTTGAGCGACGGCACCATCGCCCGGACAAAGCTGCTCATTGCCGCTGACGGGCGCAATTCACCAATGCGCGAAGCTGCAGGGATTCCGGTTGAAACAACGCGCTACGGCCAAAAGGCACTTGCTTTCGCGGTCACCCATCCGATCCCGCATGACAATGTCTCGACCGAAATTCACCGCTCCGGCGGCCCGTTCACTTTGGTGCCGCTGCCGGATCACAACGGCCTGCCGTCCTCTGCCGTTGTGTGGATGGAGCGCGGCGGCGAAGCCCTGCGCCTGCATACACTTGAAAAATCCGCGTTCGAGGCCGAAATGAACGCTCGCTCGTGCCTGCTTTACGGCCCACTCACGCTGGCCTCCCGCCGCACCATCTGGCCAATCATCAGTCAAGTCGCACAAAGGATGTGGGCCGAACGCACCGCGCTTGTCGCAGAGGCGGCTCATGTGGTGCCACCGATCGGCGCGCAGGGGCTCAACATGTCTCTGGGCGATATCGCCGCCCTGCTGGACCTGGCGCAGGCCGATCCGGCAAACCTCGGCAGCCGCAAGATGCTGGAGACCTATCACCGCCGCCGCCATCTTGAGATTCGCGCGCGAGTCGCCGGGATCGACGCGCTCAACCGCGCCTCAATGCTCGACGCCCAGCCGCTGCGCGATTTGCGCGCGGCGGGGCTGAATGCGCTCTATTCGCTTGGCCCCGTGCGCAAAACAATGATGCGGCTTGGGCTGGGCGCCAAAGGTTAA
- a CDS encoding aminotransferase class V-fold PLP-dependent enzyme: protein MTALLDTVDPDGLLEFSVVFTDRSLNHMSAAFQEVMRDISTMLKEVYNADGVALVPGGGTYAMEAVARQFGHDVHAMIVRNGWFSYRWSQIFDAGDFTAETTVFKARQTGNDATAPFAPAPVAEVAKAIRDAKPDVVFAPHVETSAGVILPDDYITKLSEAAHDAGALMVLDCIASGAVWVDMEATGVDVLISAPQKGWSASPSAGLVMMSDRALERLEKTNSDSFSIDLKKWHSIMQAYENGGHAYHATMPTDALRAFRDTMQETRAYGFEKLREAQWALGDGVRAMLKSRGVQSVAADGFGAPGVVVSYTSDPEVQNGKKFAALGMQIAAGVPLACDEPDGFSTFRLGLFGLDKLYDVPATLARLETALDKVL, encoded by the coding sequence ATGACTGCTTTGCTTGACACCGTTGACCCTGATGGTTTGCTGGAATTCTCGGTGGTGTTCACCGACCGCTCGCTCAACCACATGTCCGCCGCTTTTCAGGAGGTGATGCGCGACATTTCCACCATGCTGAAAGAGGTTTACAACGCAGATGGCGTGGCACTGGTGCCCGGTGGTGGCACCTATGCGATGGAAGCGGTGGCACGCCAGTTTGGCCATGACGTCCACGCGATGATCGTGCGCAATGGCTGGTTCTCCTACCGTTGGAGCCAGATTTTCGATGCGGGCGACTTCACTGCCGAAACCACTGTGTTCAAGGCGCGCCAGACCGGCAACGACGCCACCGCGCCCTTCGCGCCCGCCCCGGTTGCCGAGGTGGCCAAGGCCATCCGCGATGCCAAACCAGACGTCGTCTTTGCCCCTCACGTAGAAACCTCGGCTGGTGTAATTTTGCCGGATGATTACATCACGAAGCTTTCTGAAGCGGCACATGATGCAGGTGCGCTTATGGTGCTTGACTGCATCGCTTCGGGTGCGGTCTGGGTTGATATGGAGGCCACGGGTGTGGATGTTCTGATCTCGGCACCACAGAAAGGTTGGTCTGCGTCGCCGTCTGCCGGGTTAGTAATGATGTCTGATAGAGCATTGGAACGACTGGAGAAAACAAACTCTGACAGCTTCTCCATTGATCTCAAGAAATGGCATTCGATCATGCAGGCCTATGAGAATGGTGGCCATGCGTATCACGCGACCATGCCCACCGATGCGCTGCGCGCTTTCCGGGACACAATGCAGGAAACCCGCGCCTACGGGTTCGAAAAGCTGCGCGAGGCACAATGGGCGCTGGGCGATGGTGTGCGTGCGATGCTCAAGTCGCGCGGTGTGCAATCTGTCGCTGCGGATGGCTTTGGCGCGCCCGGCGTCGTGGTAAGCTATACTAGCGATCCCGAGGTCCAGAACGGTAAGAAATTCGCCGCCTTGGGTATGCAGATCGCCGCAGGTGTGCCGCTTGCATGTGATGAGCCGGACGGCTTCAGCACGTTCCGGCTGGGCCTTTTCGGGCTGGATAAGCTTTATGACGTGCCCGCGACACTGGCACGACTCGAGACGGCGTTGGACAAGGTGTTATAA
- a CDS encoding Lrp/AsnC family transcriptional regulator, with translation MIELDETDRRILHELSMDGRLSAGALGRKLGLSQPQTWRRINRLTESGAILRRRLVLDREKLGFGVTVFLGIKLATKGRVSLEDFERAVSAIPEVQTVEHVLGLYDYRLRVVARDIPDFERILRRRIMTLPGAGDVEANVMLSEERLQGPIG, from the coding sequence ATGATCGAACTTGATGAAACAGACCGCCGCATCCTGCATGAATTGAGCATGGATGGCCGGTTGAGTGCCGGAGCACTAGGCCGCAAGCTGGGCCTGTCACAGCCGCAAACATGGCGCCGGATCAACAGGTTGACTGAAAGTGGTGCAATCCTGCGGCGGCGTCTTGTGCTCGACCGCGAGAAGCTGGGCTTTGGCGTGACGGTCTTTCTCGGTATTAAGCTGGCGACCAAGGGGCGGGTCAGTCTTGAGGATTTTGAGCGCGCGGTTTCGGCCATTCCTGAGGTGCAGACGGTGGAACATGTGCTGGGGCTTTATGATTACCGGCTGCGGGTGGTGGCCCGCGATATTCCCGATTTTGAACGAATCCTGCGCCGCCGGATCATGACATTGCCGGGGGCAGGGGATGTCGAGGCCAACGTGATGCTGTCCGAAGAACGCCTGCAAGGGCCGATCGGCTGA
- a CDS encoding Lrp/AsnC family transcriptional regulator: MLDDTDRRLLRHLQADPSLTNAQLSALCGLTPASCWRRVEKMEAQGYILGQEAVIDWQALGYSVEVSLRITLDKTQPRAFDEFLAAARKVPEVLEIQTFLGRVDTRLLVIARDMAHYQTIYRSRILTLPHLAEIEPLMHVARIKSDEVLPV; this comes from the coding sequence ATGCTTGACGATACCGACCGCCGCCTGCTCCGCCACCTTCAGGCCGACCCGAGTTTGACCAACGCGCAGCTTTCCGCGCTGTGCGGGCTGACCCCGGCAAGCTGCTGGCGCCGGGTCGAGAAGATGGAGGCGCAGGGCTATATCCTCGGGCAGGAGGCGGTGATCGACTGGCAGGCGCTTGGCTATTCGGTTGAGGTGTCGTTGCGGATCACGCTTGACAAGACCCAGCCGCGCGCCTTTGACGAATTCCTCGCCGCCGCGCGAAAGGTGCCGGAAGTACTTGAAATTCAAACATTTCTTGGCCGCGTTGATACGCGTTTGCTGGTCATTGCGCGCGACATGGCGCATTATCAGACGATCTATCGCAGCCGTATCCTGACCCTGCCGCATCTGGCGGAGATCGAACCCTTGATGCATGTCGCCCGAATCAAGAGCGACGAGGTGCTGCCGGTATGA
- the ilvC gene encoding ketol-acid reductoisomerase produces the protein MRVYYDRDCDINLIKDKKVAILGYGSQGHAHALNLRDSGAKNVAVALREGSSSAKKAEGEGLKVMGIAEAAAWCDLMMFTMPDELQAETWNKYVKDNIRDGAAIAFAHGLNVHFGLIEAPKGIDVIMMAPKGPGHTVRGEYVKGGGVPCLVAVDQDATGKALELGLSYCSAIGGGRSGVIETSFREECETDLFGEQTVLCGGLVELIRMGFETLVEAGYAPEMAYFECLHEVKLIVDLIYEGGIANMNYSISNTAEYGEYVSGPRILPYDETKAKMKAVLNDIQSGKFVRDFMLENAVGQPFFKGTRRLNDEHQIEQVGEKLRAMMPWIGAGKLVDKAKN, from the coding sequence ATGCGCGTTTATTATGATCGTGATTGCGATATCAACCTGATCAAGGACAAGAAGGTTGCCATCCTCGGCTATGGCAGCCAAGGCCATGCCCATGCGCTGAACCTGCGCGATTCCGGGGCCAAGAACGTGGCCGTGGCGCTGCGCGAAGGCTCTTCTTCAGCGAAGAAGGCCGAAGGCGAAGGGCTGAAGGTGATGGGCATTGCCGAGGCCGCCGCATGGTGCGACCTGATGATGTTCACCATGCCTGATGAGTTGCAGGCCGAGACGTGGAACAAATACGTCAAGGACAACATCCGTGACGGCGCGGCGATTGCCTTTGCCCACGGTCTCAACGTGCATTTTGGCCTGATCGAGGCACCCAAGGGCATTGACGTGATCATGATGGCCCCCAAAGGCCCCGGCCACACGGTGCGCGGCGAATATGTCAAGGGCGGCGGCGTGCCCTGCCTTGTGGCGGTCGATCAGGATGCGACCGGCAAGGCGTTGGAGCTTGGCCTCAGCTATTGCTCGGCCATCGGTGGCGGGCGTTCGGGTGTGATCGAGACCAGCTTCCGCGAGGAATGCGAGACCGACCTTTTCGGCGAACAAACCGTGCTTTGTGGCGGGCTTGTCGAGTTGATCCGCATGGGTTTCGAAACACTGGTTGAAGCAGGCTATGCCCCTGAAATGGCTTACTTTGAGTGCTTGCACGAAGTGAAGCTGATTGTTGATCTGATCTATGAGGGCGGCATCGCCAACATGAACTATTCGATCTCCAACACGGCGGAATATGGCGAATATGTCTCTGGCCCGCGAATCCTGCCTTATGATGAGACCAAGGCGAAGATGAAAGCGGTCCTGAACGACATTCAGAGCGGCAAATTCGTGCGTGATTTCATGTTGGAAAACGCCGTTGGTCAGCCGTTCTTCAAAGGCACACGCCGCTTGAACGATGAGCATCAGATCGAACAAGTGGGCGAGAAGCTGCGCGCTATGATGCCGTGGATCGGTGCCGGAAAACTGGTCGACAAAGCCAAGAACTGA